The DNA window TTACTACTTCCATGACCAAAATCATGTAGTTGAGtattacttttctctcttttctaaatACCACTCTCTTGCCACACTCCTTTTAGATAATCACTATTTTGGTGAAACAATCCATTTATACTTGATGTACACTTAATTAATCCACACCCaagatcaaatcaaaataacacaAGTTCAAAGGCATCAAGTATAACTTTTTATATACATTATTGATATCTTTATTTTCTCCTAAAAGTGTATTAACAGTTACACTTATATCCATTCTATTAAACAACATATAcaagttatttataatttgacatGATACAAAAGATTGGCTTGCTCAAGGATCAAATAAATCATAACCTTGCATAGATTTTATTTGCAATGTATTTGCCATAATATTTGGTGCAGCTCCCATGTCTTAGAGTGTCATTTGATACACTCGACCCTGGGTCTTCTCCTCCTGAATCATGGGTTGGCTTTTGTTAACACTTACTCCAGACTAGGTGATCCTTGTAAGTCTATAAACAATGATAGATTGCTCCTGAATATGTGTAGCAATCCTTTGATCCTAAGTAATTGTTGTAGGTTGCTAGAGGCACTCCTTCTTCTCGTGGCCTATCTCTTCATAGTAATAACAATCTCTATTTAAATACTAACAGTCTTTCCACTTATACCCCTCACTTTTACATATGACACCTCCCTGTTAAAGTGAATAATCCCCAAGATGTCTCTAATTTCACTTTGTATATAACAAATATATGGACCCTCTTTACTCAGTAGACCTTTCTGCAGCACTTATCCCTTGACAAACTTGTCCATTAGAGGACCCCCTCCACTAATATGTGTCCATCCTCTTGAATTTCCTTATATGGTGAAATTTCCTCCCCTCCTCTAAAACTGACCAGATGATTGTCCACTTTTCCTCTTATTTGGAAGAAGAGGTTTACCAATGAAGAATACATAATCCACCATCTTCACTCCCATCATATATCCCTGTTTAGCTTCCTTTTTATGTTCATCCATGGTCACTTTCTTCATAACCTGAACAACTGGTCTAAAACTGCATGGCTATTAGTACCCTTTACAAATCCTTCATAAACCCATTACACAATCTTTTTATCTAGTGTCGCCTAGTAGAAAGGTGTGGAAAAACAAAGACATATAGGTTCTAAAACCTCCTCTCATACTATAGGAAAATCACATCTTTATATCTCAAGTCTAAGAACTtatgttttttgtctttttatgcTGCCAAAAGTTATATCGCTCCTTAAATTCTGTCCTAAAATCCTGCCAAGTTAGCACCTCTCTAAACCTCCTCACCCTAATAGTCTCTCACTAAGAGTGggcatttttttgttaaaaactaGGTCACACAATCAACCTATAACTCTGTGCACTAACATTTGATTAATCTTTCTTTCTACCTTCCTCAACCAGTGTCCTACAATCTCAACATCCTTATCCCCTAAATATATCACACATGTTATCTCTCTTATGCCTTTCACTCAATGTACCAGGgtgacaactttttttttttttgatgcaaTACTAGAAGCTTCAATTATCTCTTTTCCCATTGCTTTAACCAATTACTTCAAAAAGGTAAGGTTTGATATGGTGTAGGCATGATAACCGACACTATTGGTGGGGGTTTATTTGCTTACCTCTATCTATCTGATGCTTTGGGTAATGATACATCTGTTCATCAAAATATAGAATCATCCGACGCCTAGTTGATTCACCCCTTTTAAAGTGCACTAAAACCACATGTAATATGAAGCAATATTTATCAATGAATCTCCTCCCtacccatcatcatcatcatagaaTATATGTATTCTCTTCCCTGAACTTGGGATGGATCAGTCCTGGTTCCATATCTAGTCTGGATCATTCTAAAACACATTCAAAATTCATATCAATCATCAATCCAAGTTTATTAGATCAAAGCTAGTGCTTTaataccaactgtaacaaccTTAATTTCTGGGACAAAACACACacttaaatacaaaattattaagaatttgttttcatatatGTATTCCTTTTAGCATGTACAATAACCTTTTAAAATTACTAAGTACTCTACCATAATTTCTACCGAGATTCTAGCAGAGTTTCCTCCATAATAGAATATCATAAGTTATCAACTTAACCTGTTTTGCTTCCACACACAAACACAATTCCTTGATCTAATTATCCTGGATCATAATCCACATCAACTCTATTCCAATAATTTCAACTCATCCAATAAGATAtataatcaattataaaatGCATTAATTATAAAGTATGCGAGTTTATATAAAATCCAGCTCATCAAGTCCACATTTCTTTCATCCtatattctttcatttattaatCATGAATTGAACATTTAAAGAAATTACAGCTAACTAATTCAAgtgatacaaataaaattattaaagtgtAAAACACATGTTTGTTACACATGGAGTTCTTACTTCGTACTATGGTTTGGCTGCAGTTGTATCCCTAGTCAACACAAGATAAATTCATCACcatctttttattataacttTTGGATCCATACCTAGATCCCCAAAATAACACCATTCTTTTGTTTCAGTACATATACATATTTCAAACTCATACATTTATAAATCCATATTCAAGtttcattttatcatttaattcatGAATACTTAAGCAAACCGATTTAACATGATCCTTATTTTTCTATCTTAGTTGTATGGCCACCTTGATTATCCATGgttaattttcttcatcttttctttataattcaATGAACATAATTAGATTCAAAGCATATTTCCATAATAATTTAATGCATGTGTTTTGTCAATTTATCTTCCTTCTTTAATAGCCAATTTGGCTGAACTCATAGGAAACCATGGGTTTCCTCCAATTCCTACACATTTAACTCATCATAATAATTCATCATACATCTATTTAGACATGATTTAACCCaaatatcataataattaagttaattaaattcaCTCTTCTTCCACTTGCTTTGGTTGAATATCACGTAGGgaagaaacaaaatttattttcaaattcctTAAATCTCCACTTATTGTTCAAGTCACACAATTATACTCATTTTACACaaaaaatgaatcaaacaaATTCAAACCTTTAATCCTCATATTGGTCAAAACTTCCATTTAGGGTCAGTGATagattttctctttaattttgtcAATTAACACTTACccaatccttgtttttttaatatatattgccatatttaaatatatctcatccatcaattaaataaaaaaaaatcccggttaaactaaaaaatatttttttcttaaaaagaacaaaacaacatgatttgataaaaaaaaatcaacaggctTTGACATAAATTTCATCCCGGTCAACCAAGTTGCAGCTCAACTCAAGTTTTGACCAGGTCTAATTAGGTTAATtcatcctctattttttttaaactcggaCTTATATAGGCCTGAGCTGGCTAAATTCTAGGTAAATCTACAAGCCGATATGAGGTTAATAAGTaaagttattaatttcaatattcaatgtaaaataaaatagaaaaaataacattaatttatttttaaaatatgtaaatttagtagtaatatttattaagattaaaataaatatttttatattttattttatttattaactataaatgaaataaacataataaataaataatcaatttattttataaatcattatcaaacacaattctatttttttcttcgttTATTTCGTCttattgttttagtttcttgTATTCTATTCGATTCGAGGATgttaaccaaattgaaaatgaaaaaacaactcATAAATCGCCAAATCAAAATGTATAGTTAAATGCAAATTCACCAATAAAATGGCAATAATTTGAAAGTAATATAGAGTACTTGAGTCCAAGGTCATCACTAGGCCCACCTACCCACGTGAAGGAGCGAAAGTGATGTAAAATTCCAAAAGCACATCGAGAGAGCAGAAAAGCCAACTCTAATATGTTTCCGCTTCTCTTCACGTGACCTACCTTCACTTGTCTCGATACCCCCCCACTTGTCTTCCCCGTCACTCTTTCATCTCCTCCGACAACCTAGGCAGTAGCCTCCACTGAACCAGAAGAATCCACCCCAACTCTCTCAAGCAAGATTTAGTTTAGTTCGAGAACCCATCTCTCTTTcttgatcatcatcatcatcatctccacCAATCCAATCCAAACCATAGCAATGCCTCAGCAACCCCAccattcctttcttcttctctccatCTTGATACTGATCTGTTCTCTATATAGCATTATTTCAGCAGATCCTCTGTTCCATGAATGTACTTCAAAGCAAGATACATCCTTGAGATCTTCTTCATGCCCTCCATTCGCATCcacttctcctcctcctttccCCTTCTCTTTCTCACCTGGTTGTGGTCACCCTTTCTTTCAACTAAAATGCTCTTCTCCTCACTCCATAATCTCCATTAATAacctctccttttctctccttCACTTCGACCCCAActcctcctctcttcttctATCTCCTCAACTCTCCTCTCTAACATCCTCAAGAACGATAAGATCCGCTGCTACTTGCTTGAGTGATCTTTCTTCCATTCCTGCCCATTCCATCAATCTCTCCGGTTCACCATTTCGAGTTTCTGATTCTTATTGTTCTCGGCTTTCTGTTCTGCGCTCTTGTTCCCCACCAAATCTCCCAAACTGCAGCCACTGTCCCTGGGAGTGTAAGCTCGTCAAGAACCCACTTCACCTCCTCAATGACTGTGGATCTGCTACTCCTCGTAGTCTCCAAAAGCAGGGATGTCAAACCGACATCTTAGAGTACCTTGACAATTTCTTGAAAATCGGGTTCCAGGTTGAGTACGATGAGTCTCAAGATTCCTTCTTCTCCAGCTGCAGGGAATGCAAATCCAAAAAAGGAATCTGTGGCTTCAATTCCTCAGACCCAGAAaagaatttcttttgttttcagtCCAAAAATCGGTTTTCACCTACATGGATTCACCAAAATGATCCAAACCGAGTCGCCATTTTGTGCTCCATCTCCGCAGTGTTATGTCTTGTAATTGCCGTTTTGGtttttggaattgtttttagGTTTAGGCGATTGAAATCATTGAAAACAGAAGACGACCCAACGACACTGTTCCTTCACCGCCACCGCTCTGCTAGTCTTCTCCCTCCTGCGTTCACCTTCGAGGAGCTTGAATCCTCAA is part of the Populus alba chromosome 10, ASM523922v2, whole genome shotgun sequence genome and encodes:
- the LOC118044619 gene encoding LEAF RUST 10 DISEASE-RESISTANCEUS RECEPTOR-LIKE PROTEIN KINASE-like 1.5 encodes the protein MPQQPHHSFLLLSILILICSLYSIISADPLFHECTSKQDTSLRSSSCPPFASTSPPPFPFSFSPGCGHPFFQLKCSSPHSIISINNLSFSLLHFDPNSSSLLLSPQLSSLTSSRTIRSAATCLSDLSSIPAHSINLSGSPFRVSDSYCSRLSVLRSCSPPNLPNCSHCPWECKLVKNPLHLLNDCGSATPRSLQKQGCQTDILEYLDNFLKIGFQVEYDESQDSFFSSCRECKSKKGICGFNSSDPEKNFFCFQSKNRFSPTWIHQNDPNRVAILCSISAVLCLVIAVLVFGIVFRFRRLKSLKTEDDPTTLFLHRHRSASLLPPAFTFEELESSTNRFDPKRKIGDGGFGSVYLGQLSDARIVAVKYLHRHHQAAAAGRAFSNKSFCNEILILSSINHSNLVKLHGYCSDPRGLLLVYDYVPNGTLADHLHGTNNLHRKSSLTWQVRLDIALQTALAIEYLHFSVKPPIVHRDITSSNIFIERDMRIKVGDFGLSRLLVLPETSSSSSGYVCTGPQGTPGYLDPDYHRSFRLTEKSDVYSFGVVLLELVSGLRAVDQSRDKREMALADLVVSKIQMGLLRQVVDPVLGVDEETMNGIESVAELAFRCVAADKDDRPDSREVVEELSRIRSRIIGIK